A portion of the Pseudomonas sp. PSE14 genome contains these proteins:
- a CDS encoding 2OG-Fe(II) oxygenase, whose amino-acid sequence MPTLARQIAELDWPALAARLDASGQALIPGLLGAAQCEALRALYAQDKPFRSRVVMARHNFGLGEYRYFAYPLPALVQALREAFYPPLRSIANTWHERMDTGISYPGAHADFLAQCHAAGQLRPTPLLLRYRAGDYNCLHQDLYGELAFPLQVAILLSRPGEEFEGGEFVLTEQRPRMQSRVEVVPLRQGDAVVFAVAQRPVRGVRGYHRVNLRHGVSRLHSGERYTLGVIFHDAL is encoded by the coding sequence ATGCCCACCCTCGCACGACAGATCGCCGAACTGGACTGGCCGGCCCTCGCCGCGCGGCTAGATGCCAGCGGCCAGGCGCTGATTCCCGGCCTGCTCGGCGCAGCCCAGTGCGAGGCATTGCGTGCGCTCTACGCGCAGGACAAGCCGTTCCGCAGCCGCGTAGTGATGGCCCGGCACAATTTCGGCCTGGGCGAGTACCGCTACTTCGCCTATCCCTTGCCCGCATTGGTTCAGGCGCTTCGCGAGGCCTTCTACCCGCCGTTGCGCAGCATCGCCAATACCTGGCACGAACGCATGGACACCGGGATCAGCTATCCGGGAGCGCACGCCGACTTCCTCGCCCAATGCCACGCGGCAGGCCAATTGCGCCCGACGCCCTTGCTGCTGCGCTACCGCGCCGGCGACTACAACTGCCTGCACCAGGACCTCTATGGCGAACTGGCCTTCCCGCTGCAGGTGGCGATCCTGCTGTCCCGGCCCGGAGAGGAGTTCGAGGGCGGCGAGTTCGTCCTCACCGAACAGCGGCCGCGCATGCAGTCGCGGGTGGAAGTGGTGCCGCTCAGGCAGGGCGATGCCGTGGTGTTTGCCGTGGCACAGCGGCCGGTGCGGGGTGTGCGCGGCTATCACCGGGTGAACCTGCGCCATGGCGTCAGCCGCCTGCACAGCGGAGAGCGCTATACCCTCGGGGTGATCTTCCATGACGCGCTCTGA
- a CDS encoding class I SAM-dependent methyltransferase, producing the protein MSLDDQTLRDISRLTLEHYQATADAFREGTWEHDVSQNIAALLRHIQAEPPFALLDFGCGPGRDLCVFRSMGHQPVGLDGCPNFVAMAREASDCEVWQQDFLALDLPAERFDGIYANASLFHVPRQELSRVLGQLRAALKPGGVLFASNPRGENAEGWNGPRYGSYHDWESWKQLLEAAGFVELEHYYRPAGLPREQQPWLASVWRRV; encoded by the coding sequence ATGAGCCTCGACGACCAGACCCTGCGCGATATTTCCCGGCTGACCCTGGAGCACTACCAGGCCACCGCCGACGCCTTCCGCGAAGGCACCTGGGAGCACGATGTCAGCCAGAACATCGCCGCCCTGCTGCGCCATATCCAGGCCGAACCGCCTTTCGCCCTGCTCGACTTCGGCTGCGGCCCCGGCCGCGACCTGTGCGTGTTCCGCTCCATGGGGCACCAGCCGGTCGGGCTGGACGGCTGCCCGAACTTCGTCGCCATGGCCCGAGAGGCCAGCGATTGCGAGGTGTGGCAGCAGGACTTCCTCGCCCTCGACCTGCCCGCCGAACGCTTCGACGGCATCTACGCCAACGCCAGCCTGTTCCATGTGCCGCGCCAGGAACTGTCGCGCGTGCTCGGCCAGTTGCGCGCCGCGCTGAAACCGGGCGGCGTGCTGTTCGCCTCCAATCCACGCGGCGAAAACGCCGAGGGCTGGAACGGCCCGCGCTACGGTTCCTATCACGATTGGGAGAGCTGGAAGCAGCTGCTGGAGGCGGCAGGCTTCGTGGAGCTGGAGCACTACTACCGGCCGGCGGGGCTGCCGCGGGAGCAGCAGCCGTGGTTGGCGAGTGTGTGGCGGCGGGTGTAG
- a CDS encoding ABC transporter substrate-binding protein, translating to MKNPILGALLMGVASGAMAADLTVISFGGTSKDVQTEAFYKPFEKKEGMKVIAGEYNGEMGKIKAMVDTGSVNWDVVQVEGPELLRGCDEGLFEPLDPALLGKTEDYVPGTVSDCGAGLLVWSMAMAYDAKRLPNGPTGWADFWDTRKFPGKRSLRKGAKYTLEIALLADGVKKEDLYQVLATKEGVDRAFRKLDQIKPSIQWWESGAQPMQFLASGDVVMSTAYNGRVFAAQEEGAPMKVVWNGSLYAIDSWAIPKGSPNKKAAEDFIAFSLQPEQQKIHTVKLGYGSVNLGTTALLDPKLVERLNTAPANLEQAVPVNFAFWVDHGEDLEQRFNAWAAKAP from the coding sequence ATGAAGAACCCGATTCTGGGAGCCCTGCTCATGGGTGTGGCGTCCGGCGCCATGGCCGCAGACCTGACCGTGATCTCCTTCGGCGGCACCAGCAAGGACGTGCAGACCGAAGCCTTCTACAAGCCCTTCGAGAAGAAGGAAGGGATGAAAGTCATCGCCGGCGAGTACAACGGCGAGATGGGCAAGATCAAGGCCATGGTCGACACCGGCAGCGTCAACTGGGACGTGGTGCAGGTCGAGGGTCCCGAGCTGCTGCGCGGCTGCGACGAAGGCCTGTTCGAACCCCTCGACCCGGCGCTGTTGGGCAAGACCGAGGACTACGTGCCCGGCACCGTCTCCGACTGCGGCGCCGGCCTGCTGGTGTGGTCGATGGCCATGGCGTACGACGCCAAGCGCCTGCCCAACGGCCCGACCGGCTGGGCGGATTTCTGGGACACCCGGAAGTTCCCCGGCAAGCGCTCGCTGCGCAAGGGCGCCAAGTACACCCTGGAGATTGCCCTGCTGGCCGATGGGGTGAAGAAGGAAGACCTGTACCAGGTGCTGGCGACGAAAGAGGGCGTGGACCGCGCGTTCAGGAAGCTCGATCAGATCAAGCCGTCGATCCAGTGGTGGGAATCCGGCGCGCAGCCGATGCAGTTCCTTGCCAGCGGTGACGTGGTGATGAGCACCGCCTACAACGGCCGCGTGTTCGCCGCCCAGGAGGAGGGCGCGCCAATGAAAGTGGTGTGGAACGGCAGCCTGTACGCCATCGACTCCTGGGCGATTCCCAAGGGCAGCCCGAACAAGAAGGCCGCCGAGGACTTCATCGCCTTCTCGCTCCAGCCCGAGCAGCAGAAGATCCACACCGTGAAGCTGGGCTACGGCTCGGTCAACCTGGGCACCACCGCGTTACTCGATCCGAAACTGGTCGAGCGCCTGAACACGGCGCCGGCGAACCTGGAGCAGGCGGTGCCGGTGAACTTCGCGTTCTGGGTGGATCATGGGGAAGATCTGGAACAGCGCTTCAATGCCTGGGCGGCGAAGGCGCCTTGA
- a CDS encoding class II aldolase/adducin family protein: MRDTAYNIDPSSISAEEWQARCDLAALYRLIAHFRWTDHIDTHISARVPGEPGHYLINRYGVLFHEMRASDLVKVDHAGDVIDPRFGPKSVNRAGFNIHSAVHAAREDVACVIHTHTAAGIAVSAQEEGLLPISQHALKFYNRLGYHDYEGIALDPDERSRLVRDLGSHMVMILRNHGLLATGRCIAEAFNQIYFLERACQAQIQAMAGGRQLRYPPEAVCERVAVQEEEALADGLHLLAWESALRLIADGEADYRS; the protein is encoded by the coding sequence ATGCGTGACACAGCTTACAACATCGATCCGTCCAGTATTTCCGCCGAAGAGTGGCAGGCGCGTTGCGACCTCGCCGCACTGTATCGGCTGATCGCCCACTTCCGCTGGACCGACCACATCGACACCCACATCTCCGCGCGGGTGCCGGGCGAGCCGGGGCATTACCTGATCAACCGCTACGGCGTGCTGTTCCACGAAATGCGCGCCTCGGACCTGGTGAAGGTCGACCACGCCGGCGACGTCATCGACCCGCGCTTCGGCCCGAAGAGCGTCAACCGCGCCGGCTTCAACATCCACTCGGCCGTGCATGCCGCCCGCGAGGACGTGGCCTGCGTGATCCATACCCACACCGCCGCCGGCATTGCCGTGTCCGCCCAGGAAGAAGGCCTGCTGCCGATCAGCCAGCACGCGCTGAAGTTCTACAACCGCCTGGGCTACCACGACTACGAGGGTATCGCCCTGGACCCGGACGAGCGCTCCCGTCTGGTGCGCGACCTGGGCAGCCACATGGTGATGATCCTGCGCAATCACGGCCTGCTGGCCACCGGACGTTGCATCGCCGAAGCCTTCAACCAGATCTACTTCCTCGAACGCGCTTGCCAGGCGCAGATCCAGGCCATGGCCGGCGGCCGCCAGCTGCGCTACCCGCCGGAGGCCGTGTGCGAACGCGTCGCCGTGCAGGAAGAGGAGGCCCTGGCCGACGGCCTGCACCTGCTCGCCTGGGAATCGGCGCTGCGCCTGATCGCAGACGGCGAGGCCGACTACCGCAGCTGA
- a CDS encoding PLP-dependent aminotransferase family protein — protein sequence MLLLDPTSDIPLVTQIVDGIAQAIDEQRLRPGAKLPSIRKFAQANGVSHFTVVEAYDRLVARGCLNAVPNAGFYVRGPVVEDSVGSEAPPEFDFDAHLLLHKVFQPLGMEIRPGVGLLPEHWLDGEGLLRGLRSLAREEPTQFGNYGHSKGNPKLRGKLADRLADAGVAASPEQILLTAGASQALDLTVRYLVQRGDPVLVDEPGYHNLFLNLRLQGAQLLGVPRSADGLDLDRLEQLAREHRPKVYFTQARLQSPTGGSLSLAASHRLLQLAEKYDFLIVENDIYADLDPAGQMLLANLDQLARVIYIGSLSKVIAPALRTGFIAAHPELIEELVPLKMVSGLTSSELTETLALDILLQGRHRKHVKQLRDQLSEAHDSVARRLEAAGLEIFHEPRAGLFLWARHRAVDDATLLAGRAKEAKILLFPGQLFMPDGRSVPWMRFNVAHSLDERLYDFLSAQGDLPL from the coding sequence ATGCTGTTGCTCGACCCCACCTCGGACATTCCCCTGGTCACCCAGATCGTCGACGGCATCGCCCAGGCCATCGACGAGCAGCGCCTGCGCCCCGGCGCCAAGCTGCCCTCGATCCGCAAGTTCGCCCAGGCCAATGGCGTCAGCCACTTCACCGTGGTCGAGGCCTATGACCGGCTGGTGGCGCGCGGCTGCCTGAACGCCGTGCCCAACGCCGGTTTCTACGTGCGCGGCCCGGTGGTCGAAGACAGCGTCGGCAGCGAGGCACCGCCGGAATTCGACTTCGACGCCCACCTGCTGCTGCACAAGGTCTTCCAGCCGCTGGGCATGGAGATCCGCCCCGGCGTCGGCCTGCTGCCCGAGCACTGGCTCGACGGTGAAGGCCTGCTGCGCGGGCTGCGCAGCCTGGCGCGGGAGGAGCCGACCCAGTTCGGCAACTACGGCCACAGCAAGGGCAACCCGAAGCTGCGCGGCAAGCTGGCCGACCGCCTTGCCGATGCCGGCGTTGCCGCCAGTCCCGAGCAGATTCTGCTGACCGCCGGCGCCAGCCAGGCGCTGGACCTGACGGTGCGCTACCTGGTGCAGCGCGGCGACCCGGTGCTGGTGGACGAGCCCGGTTACCACAACCTGTTCCTCAACCTGCGCCTGCAGGGCGCGCAGCTCCTGGGCGTGCCGCGCAGCGCCGACGGCCTGGACCTGGACCGCCTGGAACAGCTGGCCCGCGAGCACCGGCCGAAGGTCTATTTCACCCAGGCGCGGTTGCAGAGCCCCACCGGCGGCAGTCTGTCCCTGGCGGCCAGCCACCGCCTGCTGCAACTGGCGGAGAAGTACGATTTCCTCATCGTCGAGAACGACATCTACGCCGACCTCGATCCCGCCGGGCAGATGCTGCTGGCCAACCTCGACCAACTGGCGCGGGTGATCTATATCGGCAGCCTGTCGAAAGTCATCGCCCCGGCGCTGCGCACCGGCTTCATCGCCGCCCACCCGGAGCTGATCGAGGAGCTGGTGCCGCTGAAGATGGTCAGCGGCCTGACCAGCTCGGAACTCACCGAGACCCTGGCACTGGACATCCTCCTGCAGGGGCGTCACCGCAAGCATGTGAAGCAGTTGCGCGACCAGCTCAGCGAAGCCCACGACAGCGTGGCGCGGCGGCTGGAGGCGGCCGGCCTGGAAATCTTCCACGAGCCCCGCGCCGGGCTGTTCCTCTGGGCCCGCCACCGCGCGGTGGACGACGCCACCCTGCTCGCCGGCCGCGCCAAGGAGGCGAAGATCCTGCTGTTCCCCGGCCAGCTGTTCATGCCCGACGGGCGCAGCGTGCCGTGGATGCGCTTCAACGTCGCGCATTCGCTGGATGAGCGGCTGTATGACTTCCTCTCCGCCCAGGGCGATCTACCCCTGTAG
- a CDS encoding YebC/PmpR family DNA-binding transcriptional regulator yields the protein MGAQWKAKHKEAAANAKGRIFGKLSKEIMIAARNGADPDMNPKLRLVVEQAKKASMPRDTLERAIKKGAGLLDGGASFERVVYEGFAPHRVPVIVECLTDNVNRTVAEIRVLFRKGQLGASGSVAWDFDYLGMVEATPASADADPELAAIEAGAQDFEPGEEDGDTLFLTDSTDLDAVCRALPEHGFTVASAKLGYKAKNPVSLSGTELEEVEAFLDALDGNDDVQNLYVGLA from the coding sequence ATGGGCGCCCAGTGGAAAGCCAAACACAAAGAAGCCGCAGCTAACGCCAAGGGCCGCATCTTCGGCAAACTGTCCAAGGAAATCATGATCGCCGCGCGTAACGGCGCCGATCCGGACATGAACCCGAAACTGCGTCTGGTCGTCGAGCAGGCCAAGAAAGCCTCGATGCCCCGCGACACCCTGGAGCGCGCCATCAAGAAAGGCGCCGGCCTGCTGGACGGCGGCGCCAGCTTCGAGCGCGTGGTCTACGAAGGCTTCGCCCCGCACCGCGTGCCGGTGATCGTCGAGTGCCTGACCGACAACGTGAACCGCACCGTCGCGGAAATCCGCGTGCTGTTCCGCAAGGGCCAGCTGGGCGCTTCCGGCTCGGTAGCCTGGGACTTCGATTACCTGGGCATGGTCGAGGCCACCCCGGCCAGCGCCGATGCCGATCCGGAACTGGCCGCCATCGAAGCCGGCGCCCAGGACTTCGAACCGGGCGAGGAAGACGGCGACACCCTGTTCCTCACCGACTCCACCGACCTGGATGCCGTCTGCCGCGCCCTGCCGGAGCACGGTTTCACCGTCGCCTCGGCCAAGCTGGGCTACAAGGCGAAGAACCCGGTCAGCCTGTCCGGCACGGAGCTGGAAGAGGTCGAAGCCTTCCTCGATGCCCTGGATGGCAACGACGACGTGCAGAACCTCTACGTCGGCCTGGCGTAA
- a CDS encoding LysR family transcriptional regulator, which produces MDWDNLRFFLELSRAGKLTVAARRLGVDHTTVARRLQALEKSIGAQLLVREPGGYRLTEAGHGLLPQAEAMESACKVIEKRLAGAEDNLSGKVRIGATEGYGSTLLTSQLVELNRRHPHLGVDLLAVPRALQLSRHEADIVITLERPGRGPYLITRLTDYVLRLYASKDYLAERGPIRNRDDLRDHALVGYVDDLLYSKELQYLDEIGRPLHMALRCTSILAQQRAVAEGAGLAILPAFAAAEDPSLQPVLAGEIEFVRTFWMLMPTELKDIARMRTTWDFLREKAEGSQDALMGRSG; this is translated from the coding sequence ATGGATTGGGATAACCTGCGTTTCTTCCTCGAACTCTCCCGCGCCGGCAAGCTCACCGTCGCGGCCCGCCGCCTGGGCGTGGACCACACCACGGTCGCGCGCCGCCTGCAGGCGCTGGAGAAGAGTATCGGTGCGCAACTGCTGGTGCGCGAGCCGGGCGGCTACCGGCTGACCGAGGCCGGCCACGGCCTGCTGCCCCAGGCCGAGGCGATGGAAAGCGCCTGCAAGGTGATCGAGAAGCGCCTGGCGGGGGCCGAGGACAACCTCTCCGGCAAGGTGCGCATCGGCGCCACCGAAGGCTACGGATCGACCCTGCTGACCTCGCAACTGGTGGAGCTGAACCGCCGCCACCCGCACCTGGGAGTGGACCTGCTGGCGGTGCCACGGGCGTTGCAGCTGTCGCGCCACGAGGCGGACATCGTGATCACCCTGGAACGGCCGGGACGCGGCCCCTACCTGATCACCCGGCTGACCGACTATGTGCTACGGCTCTACGCCTCGAAGGACTATCTGGCCGAACGCGGACCGATCCGCAACCGCGATGACCTGCGCGATCACGCGCTGGTGGGCTACGTCGACGACCTGCTGTACAGCAAGGAGCTGCAATACCTCGACGAGATCGGCCGGCCGCTGCACATGGCGCTGCGGTGCACCAGCATCCTCGCCCAGCAGCGGGCGGTGGCGGAAGGCGCCGGGCTGGCGATCCTGCCGGCGTTCGCGGCAGCCGAGGACCCGTCATTGCAGCCGGTGCTGGCGGGGGAAATCGAATTCGTGCGGACCTTCTGGATGCTGATGCCGACCGAACTCAAGGACATCGCGCGGATGCGTACGACCTGGGATTTCCTGCGGGAGAAGGCGGAGGGAAGCCAGGATGCACTGATGGGGCGCAGTGGCTAA
- a CDS encoding CoA-acylating methylmalonate-semialdehyde dehydrogenase has translation MTATAVPTVKLFLDGKPVESTTSEWRDVINPATQEVLARVPFATQEEVDRAVASAKAAFKTWKKTPIGARARIFLKYQQLIRENMKELAAILTAEQGKTLPDAEGDVFRGLEVVEHAAGIGNLQLGELANNVAGGVDTFTLLQPIGVCAGITPFNFPAMIPLWMFPMAIATGNTFVLKPSEQDPMVTMRLVELAHEAGVPPGVLNVIHGGPDVVNAICDHPDIKAVSFVGSTRVGTHVYNRASQAGKRVQCMMGAKNHAIVLPDANKEQTLNAIAGAAFGAAGQRCMALSVAILVGEANEWIPDLVAKAKSLKVSGGTEANTDVGPLVSCAALDRVSGLIERGAQEGAKLELDGRNPQVAGYAKGNFVGPTVFSGVTPQMTIYREEIFGPVLCVVSAKTFDEAIELINANPNGNGTALFTRSGAAARHFKEEIDVGQVGINVPIPVPVPMFSFTGSRGSKLGDLGPYGKQVVQFYTQTKTVTERWFDENEVGGAVNTTIHLK, from the coding sequence ATGACCGCAACTGCCGTCCCTACCGTCAAACTGTTCCTCGACGGCAAGCCCGTCGAGTCCACCACCTCCGAATGGCGCGATGTGATCAACCCCGCCACCCAGGAAGTCCTCGCCCGTGTGCCCTTCGCCACGCAAGAGGAAGTCGACCGCGCCGTCGCCAGCGCCAAGGCCGCGTTCAAGACCTGGAAGAAAACCCCCATCGGCGCCCGCGCGCGCATCTTCCTCAAGTACCAGCAGCTGATTCGCGAGAACATGAAGGAGCTGGCGGCGATCCTCACCGCCGAACAGGGCAAAACCCTGCCCGACGCTGAAGGCGACGTATTCCGCGGCCTGGAAGTGGTCGAGCACGCTGCCGGCATCGGCAACCTGCAACTGGGCGAGCTGGCCAACAACGTGGCCGGCGGCGTGGATACCTTCACCCTGCTGCAGCCCATCGGCGTCTGCGCCGGCATCACCCCCTTCAACTTCCCGGCGATGATCCCGCTGTGGATGTTCCCGATGGCGATCGCCACCGGCAACACCTTCGTCCTCAAGCCCTCCGAGCAGGACCCGATGGTGACCATGCGCCTGGTCGAACTGGCCCATGAAGCCGGCGTGCCGCCGGGCGTGCTCAACGTCATCCATGGTGGCCCGGACGTGGTGAACGCGATCTGCGACCATCCGGACATCAAGGCCGTTTCCTTCGTCGGCTCGACCCGTGTCGGCACCCACGTCTACAACCGCGCCTCGCAGGCCGGCAAGCGCGTGCAGTGCATGATGGGTGCGAAGAACCACGCCATCGTGCTGCCCGACGCCAACAAGGAGCAGACCCTGAATGCCATCGCCGGCGCCGCCTTCGGTGCCGCCGGGCAGCGCTGCATGGCCCTGTCGGTGGCGATTCTCGTCGGCGAGGCCAACGAATGGATTCCCGACCTGGTGGCCAAGGCCAAGAGCCTCAAGGTCAGCGGCGGTACCGAAGCCAATACCGATGTCGGCCCGCTGGTTTCCTGCGCAGCGCTGGACCGTGTCAGCGGCCTGATCGAACGCGGCGCCCAGGAAGGCGCCAAGCTGGAGCTGGACGGCCGCAACCCGCAGGTCGCCGGCTACGCCAAGGGCAACTTCGTCGGCCCGACCGTCTTCTCCGGCGTCACCCCGCAGATGACCATCTACCGCGAAGAAATCTTCGGCCCGGTACTTTGCGTGGTGTCGGCGAAGACCTTCGACGAGGCCATCGAGCTGATCAACGCCAACCCCAACGGTAACGGCACCGCCCTGTTCACCCGCTCCGGCGCCGCCGCACGGCACTTCAAGGAAGAGATCGACGTGGGCCAGGTCGGCATCAACGTGCCGATCCCGGTGCCGGTGCCGATGTTCTCCTTCACCGGCTCGCGCGGCTCCAAACTGGGCGACCTCGGCCCGTACGGCAAGCAGGTGGTGCAGTTCTACACCCAGACCAAGACCGTCACCGAACGCTGGTTCGACGAGAACGAAGTCGGTGGCGCGGTGAATACCACCATCCACCTCAAGTAA
- the mmsB gene encoding 3-hydroxyisobutyrate dehydrogenase, giving the protein MRIGFIGLGNMGGPMAANLLKAGFDLSVFDLSAKAVEAAVALGARALASPAEVARDDVEVIITMLPAAAHVKQVFLGDDGLLANVQPGVLLIDSSTIDPLNAREVSAAAQAHGNPMLDAPVSGGTAGATAGTLTFMVGGEPADFERARPVLAAMGKNIVHCGGAGNGQVAKVANNLLLGISMIGVAEAMSLGVKLGMNAEVLAGIINTSSGRCWSSEVNNPLTGAPAARGYSGGFGTDLMLKDLGLASEAARQVRQPVLLGALAQQLFQTFSNQGNGQLDFSAIVKLYQQG; this is encoded by the coding sequence ATGCGCATCGGCTTCATCGGACTCGGCAACATGGGCGGCCCCATGGCCGCCAACCTGCTCAAGGCCGGCTTCGACCTGAGCGTCTTCGACCTCTCCGCCAAGGCCGTGGAAGCGGCCGTCGCCCTCGGCGCCCGCGCGCTTGCCTCGCCCGCCGAAGTGGCCCGCGACGACGTCGAGGTGATCATCACCATGCTGCCCGCCGCTGCCCACGTGAAGCAGGTCTTCCTCGGCGACGACGGCCTGCTGGCCAACGTGCAGCCCGGCGTGCTGCTGATCGACTCGTCGACCATCGACCCGCTGAACGCCCGCGAGGTCTCCGCCGCCGCCCAGGCTCACGGCAACCCGATGCTGGATGCGCCGGTCTCCGGCGGCACCGCCGGTGCCACAGCGGGCACCCTGACCTTCATGGTTGGCGGCGAGCCGGCCGACTTCGAACGCGCGCGCCCGGTGCTGGCGGCCATGGGCAAGAACATCGTGCACTGCGGCGGCGCCGGCAACGGCCAGGTGGCCAAGGTGGCGAACAACCTGCTGCTGGGTATTTCCATGATCGGCGTGGCGGAAGCCATGTCCCTGGGCGTGAAGCTGGGGATGAACGCGGAAGTGCTGGCCGGCATCATCAACACCTCAAGCGGCCGCTGCTGGAGCTCGGAGGTGAACAACCCGCTCACCGGCGCCCCGGCGGCGCGCGGCTACAGTGGCGGCTTCGGCACCGACCTGATGCTCAAGGACCTGGGGCTGGCCAGCGAGGCCGCACGCCAGGTGCGCCAACCGGTACTGCTCGGCGCACTGGCCCAGCAGCTGTTCCAGACCTTCAGCAACCAGGGCAACGGCCAGTTGGACTTCTCGGCGATCGTGAAGCTTTACCAGCAAGGCTGA
- a CDS encoding bestrophin family ion channel, which yields MILRPQTPTLWVLLFSLKGSIIPAIWRKVLYTVLLSSLVVATHGTLYHYKVVITSTPFTLWGLTLAIFLGFRNNVAYQRFWEARTLWGELLIVTRNLARQTRSLLPDLDPEARRSLCNPLIAFAYVLRDQLRGNPQSEDVRRLLGTEEATALDTTASPTNALLASLGQRFAERARQAGAGDITLAAIDQQMTRLSYVLGGCERIRNTPIPYPYILMLHRIVHVYCFLLPFCLVDSIGWFTPLAVCVLAYTFFGLDALGDQIADPFDTQPNDLPLDAMSRNLEIAVLEILGETPLPEPLKPVDGLLL from the coding sequence ATGATCCTCCGCCCGCAAACCCCGACACTCTGGGTCCTGCTGTTCTCGCTGAAGGGCTCGATCATCCCGGCCATCTGGCGCAAGGTGCTCTACACGGTGCTGCTCAGTTCGCTGGTGGTGGCCACCCACGGCACGCTCTACCACTACAAGGTGGTCATCACCTCTACGCCCTTTACCCTCTGGGGCCTGACGCTGGCCATCTTCCTGGGCTTTCGCAACAACGTGGCCTACCAGCGCTTCTGGGAGGCACGCACCCTGTGGGGCGAGCTGCTGATCGTGACGCGTAACCTGGCCCGCCAGACCCGCTCGCTGTTGCCGGACCTAGACCCGGAAGCCCGCCGCAGCCTGTGCAACCCGCTGATCGCCTTTGCCTATGTGCTACGCGACCAACTGCGCGGCAACCCGCAGAGCGAGGACGTGCGCCGCCTGCTCGGCACCGAAGAAGCGACCGCGCTGGACACCACCGCCTCCCCGACCAACGCCTTGCTGGCCAGCCTCGGCCAGCGCTTTGCCGAGCGCGCCCGGCAGGCCGGTGCCGGCGACATCACCCTGGCCGCCATCGACCAGCAGATGACCCGGCTCTCCTACGTACTCGGCGGCTGCGAGCGCATCCGCAACACCCCGATTCCCTACCCCTACATCCTGATGCTGCACCGCATCGTGCACGTCTACTGCTTCCTGCTGCCATTCTGCCTGGTCGACAGCATTGGCTGGTTCACCCCACTGGCGGTGTGCGTGCTGGCCTACACCTTCTTCGGGCTGGACGCCCTGGGTGACCAGATCGCCGACCCGTTCGACACCCAACCCAACGACCTGCCGCTGGACGCCATGAGCCGCAACCTGGAAATCGCCGTGCTGGAAATCCTCGGCGAGACGCCCCTGCCCGAACCGCTGAAGCCGGTGGACGGCCTGCTGCTCTGA
- a CDS encoding flavin reductase family protein, producing the protein MSHLKDVPLAKAYLLLNHGPSTLVTSEHNGVANVMAAAWVMPLDFDPPKLLLVLDRNTWSRHLVENSGAFVIQLPSRQQAELTLAVGSSNGGEMNKFEQLDIRTTRARHIEAPIVEGCVAYLECKVISEPNNQEKYDLFIAEVVAAYADERAFSNGRWHFPNDELRTIHYQAGGAFFATGEAFQVTRN; encoded by the coding sequence ATGAGTCACCTGAAAGACGTGCCGCTGGCCAAGGCCTACCTGCTGCTCAACCACGGCCCGAGCACCCTGGTCACTAGCGAACACAACGGCGTTGCCAATGTAATGGCCGCCGCCTGGGTCATGCCGCTGGACTTCGACCCACCCAAGCTGCTGCTGGTGCTCGACCGCAACACCTGGTCACGTCACCTGGTGGAAAACTCCGGAGCCTTCGTCATCCAGCTGCCCTCGCGCCAGCAGGCGGAACTGACCCTGGCGGTCGGCTCCAGCAATGGCGGCGAGATGAACAAGTTCGAGCAACTGGATATCCGCACCACGCGGGCACGCCACATCGAAGCGCCGATCGTCGAGGGCTGCGTGGCCTATCTGGAATGCAAGGTGATCAGCGAGCCGAACAACCAGGAAAAATACGACCTGTTCATCGCCGAGGTGGTGGCCGCCTACGCGGACGAGCGCGCCTTCTCCAACGGTCGCTGGCACTTCCCCAACGATGAGTTGCGCACCATCCACTACCAGGCCGGCGGCGCCTTCTTCGCCACCGGCGAGGCCTTCCAGGTCACGCGCAATTGA
- a CDS encoding transcriptional regulator yields the protein MVSIHQLKYTVNHMAIDEVREAVEELLLEGLVTEGKTPFSRTHFNACFAEIEALLQRAGYHRPLDVVGYQGQAYAMFDPSRWDAVEVLRWLKEYVEEAAAS from the coding sequence ATGGTGAGCATCCATCAGCTGAAGTACACCGTGAATCACATGGCCATCGACGAAGTGCGCGAAGCCGTCGAGGAACTGCTCCTCGAGGGGCTGGTCACCGAAGGCAAGACCCCCTTCAGCCGCACGCACTTCAACGCCTGCTTCGCCGAGATCGAGGCGCTGCTGCAACGCGCCGGCTACCACCGCCCGCTGGACGTGGTCGGCTACCAGGGACAGGCCTATGCAATGTTCGACCCCAGCCGCTGGGACGCCGTGGAGGTGCTGCGCTGGCTCAAGGAATACGTCGAGGAGGCGGCGGCCAGCTGA